In Hirundo rustica isolate bHirRus1 chromosome 2, bHirRus1.pri.v3, whole genome shotgun sequence, one genomic interval encodes:
- the MSANTD4 gene encoding myb/SANT-like DNA-binding domain-containing protein 4 yields the protein MKQLKRKRKSNFSVQETQTLLKEIRKRREVLFSKQLNTTINEMKRKAWEEIAECVNAVGEGEQRTGTEVKRRYLDWRALMKRKRLNANIKVGAGFHLPSSNLDDSLNEDMDEKVGFAIESSFEWQNISDLREPGGSLTEIKVEEEEEDPQNFEFPIEEEEEILSSVLPDSKKENDLPDFPHIEEFGNLSSAQARLAYEDSHMLINLEKQKVELEKQRLDIEAERLQVEKERLQIEKERLRHVDLERERLQIEKERLQIEWEKLRLETLHAEKPALENDLTQTEKPVMQPLDVETEKLKLEKERLQLEKERLQFLKFESEKLQIEKERLQVEKERLRIQREGHLQ from the exons atgaaacagttaaaaagaaaaagaaaaagcaattttagtGTTCAGGAAACTCAAACTCTTCTTAAGGAAatcagaaaaaggagagaagtaCTCTTTTCGAAGCAACTTAATACAACAATTAATGAGATGAAACGGAAAGCTTGGGAGGAGATAGCAGAGTGTGTCAATGCTGTAGGTgaaggagagcagagaacaggGACAGAAGTGAAAAGGCGATACCTTGACTGGAGAGCACTCATGAAGAGAAAACGTCTGAATGCAAACATCAAAGTAGGTGCTGGGTTTCACCTTCCTTCATCCAATTTAGATGACTCTCTCAATGAAGACATGGATGAGAAAGTGGGATTTGCAATTGAATCTAGTTTTGAATGGCAAAATATCTCTGACTTGAGAGAACCCGGTGGATCTTTAACGGAAATCAAAgtagaagaggaagaggaggatccGCAGAATTTTGAA TTTCCTAttgaggaagaagaagaaattctgTCATCAGTTCTACCAGATTCGAAAAAGGAAAATGACTTACCAGACTTTCCCCACATTGAAGAGTTTGGAAATCTGAGCTCTGCTCAAGCTAGGCTAGCCTATGAAGATTCTCACATGCTTATAAATCTGGAGAAACAAAAGGTGGAGCTGGAGAAACAGCGACTGGACATCGAAGCCGAAAGGTTGCAAGTGGAGAAGGAGCGCCTGCAGATTGAGAAGGAGCGATTGCGGCACGTTGACTTGGAGCGTGAGAGGCTTCAGATTGAGAAGGAGCGACTTCAGATTGAGTGGGAGAAACTCAGGCTAGAGACTCTGCATGCTGAAAAACCTGCCCTGGAGAATGACCTCACCCAAACTGAAAAACCTGTCATGCAGCCTCTGGATGTAGAAACAGAAAAGTTAAAACTTGAAAAGGAACGCTTGCAGTTAGAGAAAGAGAGGCTGCAGTTTCTAAAGTTTGAgtcagagaagctgcagattGAGAAGGAGCGCTTGCAAGTGGAGAAGGAGCGCCTTCGAATTCAGAGAGAGGGTCACTTGCAGTGA